One Qiania dongpingensis genomic window carries:
- a CDS encoding response regulator transcription factor, protein MDETTVLVCDDDREIVEAIDIYLRQEGYRVLKAYDGEEAIRLLSENKVELLLIDVMMPKLDGIRATLKVRETSSVPIIILSAKSEDVDKILGLNIGADDYITKPFNPLELVARVKSHIRRYTKLGTMVMEAGDTIHKTGGLCINDDTKEVTLDGEPVKLTPMEYNILRFLVMNAGKVFSIEQIYENIWNEEAIGVDNTVAVHIRHIREKIEINPKNPTYLKVVWGVGYKVEKL, encoded by the coding sequence ATGGATGAAACGACTGTATTGGTGTGCGATGACGACAGGGAAATAGTGGAAGCGATAGATATTTATCTGAGACAAGAAGGGTACCGGGTGCTGAAAGCCTATGACGGTGAGGAAGCTATACGCCTGCTGTCCGAAAATAAAGTCGAGCTGCTTTTGATCGACGTGATGATGCCGAAGCTGGACGGTATCCGGGCGACGCTTAAGGTCCGGGAGACAAGCAGCGTGCCGATCATCATCCTGTCGGCGAAATCGGAGGATGTGGATAAGATCCTGGGCCTTAATATCGGCGCCGACGATTATATCACAAAGCCGTTCAATCCCCTGGAGCTGGTGGCCAGGGTGAAGTCCCATATCCGGCGTTATACAAAGCTGGGGACTATGGTCATGGAGGCCGGGGATACCATCCATAAGACGGGCGGACTCTGCATCAACGATGATACAAAGGAAGTGACATTGGACGGAGAGCCGGTGAAACTCACCCCGATGGAATATAATATCCTCCGCTTTTTGGTTATGAATGCCGGAAAGGTGTTCTCCATAGAGCAGATTTATGAGAATATCTGGAACGAGGAGGCCATCGGTGTGGACAATACTGTGGCCGTGCATATCAGGCATATCAGGGAGAAAATAGAGATCAATCCGAAGAACCCTACCTATTTAAAGGTAGTATGGGGAGTAGGATATAAAGTAGAAAAGCTATAA
- a CDS encoding HAD family hydrolase: MGQNGRYYKGVIFDLDGTLINTLDDLADSVNEALAGMGYPVWPAEAYRLKVGRGFRNLMENSVPEEVRAEDAVIDEMLSRFLEAYDRKYLEKSRPYEGIDRLLDCLVSEGVQVAVNSNKRTDYTEKLIQKFFARIPFAGVFGERKGVPKKPDPASALELCGIMGLAPGDVLYIGDSKTDIQTGKNASMDTVGVTWGFRGYEELHENGAVYIARTAEDIHKAVQGLFRKN; the protein is encoded by the coding sequence ATGGGACAAAATGGGAGATACTATAAAGGGGTCATTTTTGATCTGGACGGGACCCTTATCAATACGTTAGACGATTTGGCGGACAGTGTCAATGAGGCGCTTGCCGGGATGGGATACCCTGTCTGGCCGGCAGAGGCTTACCGCCTGAAGGTGGGAAGGGGCTTTCGGAATCTGATGGAGAACAGCGTGCCGGAAGAGGTGAGGGCAGAGGACGCCGTCATCGATGAGATGCTGAGCAGATTTCTGGAAGCGTATGACAGAAAGTATCTGGAAAAGAGCAGGCCTTACGAAGGGATCGACAGGCTTCTTGACTGTCTGGTATCGGAGGGCGTTCAGGTGGCGGTCAACTCCAATAAACGTACCGATTATACGGAAAAGCTCATTCAGAAGTTTTTTGCGCGGATTCCTTTTGCCGGTGTTTTTGGAGAACGGAAGGGTGTGCCGAAGAAGCCGGACCCGGCTTCGGCCCTGGAACTCTGCGGGATCATGGGACTGGCTCCCGGTGACGTACTCTATATAGGGGACTCGAAAACGGATATCCAGACAGGAAAGAATGCGTCCATGGATACCGTCGGAGTGACCTGGGGATTTCGCGGATATGAAGAACTTCATGAGAACGGAGCCGTTTATATTGCCCGGACAGCAGAGGACATCCACAAAGCCGTACAAGGATTATTTAGGAAAAATTAA